A genomic region of Vanessa tameamea isolate UH-Manoa-2023 chromosome 11, ilVanTame1 primary haplotype, whole genome shotgun sequence contains the following coding sequences:
- the LOC113400913 gene encoding proto-oncogene tyrosine-protein kinase ROS isoform X2 yields the protein MRPPQNWHKWLVLSLLGLALSARTIGCDYSSIAEKFGAEAVARCNEKCPFQNRTGDGHFDVSCGSDCSMQQCRLGCSLWLDGLENTCPIVCNVTSETVFSRELYCVMGCNEALNTYFQKIRDLLGTPPAPALVADSLTATSLSLVWDAPNLGNLSYLVQWRYEELPGTWQYYSNSSHSDKSIIHVENLRPYTKYRFRVAIFLSGHSGAGEPVYSKPSVVISTLESGKPSSAPTALRAAAPDPSRVAISWEPGPFPNGPLISYVLRLADAQPNTNDALEDMPASNNTLFYMFQNLAPAREYEVSVAMRNSIGEGPRAYVRIKTPSLPTSIPSQQPILILGGEHNILAAPANDMLSDPVELYSTEHKITGVGLDFSSDTLFISVSDGFVYRSSLVKKSISEPILTPKNILYKPLDLSVDWLNRHLYVLGEVYYTRESSNWSNTSLYSSWEILRCDFDGKNQIVALSGFNSRPIHFEVDAYNGYLFWALRGVERGGLYRLDLANISNGVRHDAPPELIVRDAHLGAFTVDHADFRLLVAHLRRNTVLAVSLDGREVTDFRSNTQTPMFFSARSIAYANGLFYWTNGQEMLTEEYHDQSDSYFHNEYPLAYNTKTVATRQVLVALRSCQPIPVPVNPPLGVQSVMGINRAKVSWSPPHLLGHQGTGAWQQWTFHLQLTEPISGEIIKMANISESMYNVENLIQDTEYVIRVAAVTESGSGPWSSEFVGKTLTFSPTTLQSTLLWSGPDGLLQTDLTGDKLQTLIHRSHLKNLYITDISWYRDKLYLVTNASTVMWYNTTTHEKGIMPNMDNVGSLAVDFVGKKIYWSNPKQQLITRGNFDGGNREPVPIVTVAKELTIDSLGAYIYWNTGHAVEAARLNGENKIIYYPAQLFSGKQVMGLTVDLENKWLYWLVRSYDGSELHRAQTADQISLGTNEVSGSLVTRLSGTATLGPLCYFSGRLVWVQDASRAVVSDLAGKYTAELIPRVHVIAVRDPTLHRDSESLVAIPETINATSIKVEGEWDKFNVTWAPAVRVNVNNSRVYYDVSLHFHGQYKIERTVDVPWVELSSRAVSPYSSMDVTVRAHTQWGGGAAARGALRTPQAPPAAPRAPRVYVHAAHSGGPLTATFRWQSPSRSNGVVRGYEAQCWAVGARAAPAKPSACADARLSPLHTQLMLRDLAPASTYFFQVRAFTDAGFGQYSEIVSASSDDINPIPRVMISSQESIKIVDLDSGESEIIPKSTGVPIDFDVAIEENVAYWVNNLEEMFSSWIDGSGNFKLTSINGTASSICVDWVSRSVYWTQRELASTESYVMYRADLGIANSRPHVTRVLTRKQPIHSLQIAPMLGSLYWYEEDSHPGFGVLMTSKIDGSNIRTFFNNTDEDVSSSDFQEECKCPDNPQIASSFVIDLTSNNFELYWVDPWTHRIIVSDLHGCSCRVIIDATEKKKYGFTPMSITVDSKYIYWYNSTEKNIYYTSKLKKNKIEQVKTTFGYKIMALDPASQPYPPRLCLFPSLENLYPNVTSHSANSITLQMPPVTKPSKCTKILYEMTSTEFTIFYRLHSSNDTSICDRESCPYITTANSEVVLTDLKPFTNYSVLLEATNYYAKLYEVKPIVGTPIILQTAAEAPTAPTGVTGVVLSPVLARVEWTPSPGLWYELHWRTDDTPSLSHKLKEHNTFEVSSGRSADMTRLSAATAYTVWVRARSPHSAVAADSAPLRLRTFPAPAPLALHAAAAYALVVIWPPPTSYRIHQYAVQYTEASSSGDEWKSCEQSGNAEWSARDLRPRTRYRFRLRLQYVPHSPPYHWPHDDRFTYETPGDVPGPPGAPRVEAVGERMLRTWWAEPDAHGAPVLAYRVWGRPIGRINYVDDNMTQNISDMLPANLPDDVDDEMKKRIVREGLELLHNGTESYWLAGAGAVAAGYWARVQARNEYGWGPLSAPGELQAALAARPHGAALAVAGAALAALVLVVSAAAFCAYNNRSKKKAAIESQLTANIVRRGPDVELATLRQLPIRHSTNILYNQGVHCPSDAELASLPHIRREQITLTKFLGSGAFGEVFEGVARQINNSNTDTKVAVKTLRKGATEQEKTEFLKEAALMSNFKHEHILRLLGVCLDNDPNYIIMELMEGGDLLSYLRSKRTSLYTASSLTLLDLLNMCVDVTKGCRYLEEMHFVHRDLACRNCLVASRGNTRVVKIGDFGLARDIYKNDYYRKEGEGLLPVRWMAVECLVDGVFSCQSDVWAWGVLCWEVLSLGQQPYPARTNRQVLALVRAGGTPDRPPNCPSAFYELLQKCWSYSAEARPSFRHCLEVVTALRDKTSPNITLTATAEPAPHYLTLLGDDEDFPEQEMEPSHALPARSPKYLELLYAGAPPEPCDGYEIPRSPLAYAPFSRHSIVGVAPNRLIKPPLYRTHSLRANARPPNATIVPLRNGIAKRASLSEGVERPLHERPGPSRNNIDFDRHIFKTTF from the exons ATGAGACCGCCGCAGAATTGGCACAAATGGCTAGTGTTGTCGCTGCTCGGATTGGCTTTGTCCGCTCGTACAATTGGCTGCGATTACAGTTCCATCGCCGAGAAATTTGGAGCGGAAGCGGTGGCTCGATGTAATGAAAAATGCCCTTTCCAG AACCGAACGGGAGACGGACATTTTGATGTAAGCTGTGGATCTGACTGCAGTATGCAacaa TGCAGGCTCGGTTGCAGTCTTTGGTTAGATGGACTCGAAAACACTTGCCCAATTGTTtgt AATGTCACTTCGGAAACGGTTTTCTCTCGAGAGTTGTACTGTGTGATGGGTTGCAATGAAGCACTTAACACTTATTTTCAAAAGATCAGAG ATTTATTAGGCACTCCTCCAGCCCCGGCTTTGGTAGCGGACAGCCTCACGGCGACTTCTTTATCTTTAGTATGGGATGCGCCTAATCTAGGAAATTTGAGTTATCTTGTTCAATGGCGTTACGAGGAATTACCGGGCACTTGGCAGTACTATTCTAATTCGAGCCATTCCGACAAATCGATTATTCATGTAGAGAATTTACGACCGTACACAAAATATAGA ttccgCGTTGCCATATTTCTATCGGGCCACAGCGGTGCTGGAGAACCAGTGTATTCGAAGCCATCGGTCGTAATATCGACTTTAGAGAGTGGCAAGCCAAGCTCTGCCCCCACCGCTCTGAGAGCTGCTGCTCCCGATCCCAGCCGAGTCGCTATTTCATGGGAACCCGGACCTTTCCCCAACGGACCACTCATATCATATGTACTACGACTTGCGGACGCTCAGCCCAATACGAATGATGCTTTAGAG gacATGCCGGCATCAAACAATACTCTATTCTATATGTTCCAAAATTTAGCGCCGGCAAGAGAGTACGAAGTGTCAGTTGCAATGCGTAATTCCATCGGAGAAGGACCTAGGGCTTACGTCAGAATAAAAACTCCATCTCTACCTACAT cTATTCCTAGTCAGCAACCAATTTTAATTCTGGGAGGAGAGCATAATATTCTTGCAGCGCCTGCCAATGACATGCTGTCTGATCCCGTTGAACTTTACAGCACTGAACATAAAATTACAG GTGTTGGTCTCGACTTTTCCAGCGATACGTTATTCATATCCGTATCAGACGGATTCGTGTATCGAAGTTCCTTAGTTAAAAAGAGTATTTCTGAACCAATACTTACGCCtaagaacattttatataaaccttTGGATTTGTCCGTGGATTGGTTAAATCGACATTTATATGTACTCGGTGAAGTATATTACACAAGGGAAAGCTCTAATTGGTCGAACACGAGCCTATATTCGAGTTGGGAAATATTGAGATGTGACTTTGACGGAAAAAATCAAATCGTCGCTTTATCAGGGTTTAACTCCCGTCCGATACACTTTGAAGTGGACGCTTACAATGG gtATTTGTTTTGGGCACTCCGTGGTGTTGAACGCGGTGGTCTATATAGATTGGATTTAGCAAATATTTCAAATGGAGTTCGACACGACGCTCCACCTGAACTCATTGTAAGAGACGCTCACCTCGGAGCTTTCACAGTAGATCATGCAGATTTTAGACTTCTCGTCGCGCACCTAAGACGAAATACAGTCCTCGCAGTGTCTCTAGATGG acgtGAAGTTACCGATTTTAGAAGCAACACTCAGACACCCATGTTCTTCTCGGCACGCTCAATCGCATATGCTAATGGTCTGTTTTATTGGACTAACGGCCAGGAAATGCTAACAGAAGAGTATCACGATCAAAGTGACAGTTACTTTCATAACGAATATCCTCTAGCGTATAACACAAAAACTGTCGCAACCAGACAAGTACTAGTCGCACTGAGAAGTTGTCAACCGATTCCTGTTCCCGTTAATCCTCCTTTAGGTGTTCAAAGCGTTATGGGAATAAACAGAGCGAAAGTTTCGTGGTCGCCTCCACATCTTTTAGGTCACCAAGGAACAGGAGCCTGGCAGCAATGGACCTTTCATTTACAACTGACAGAACCGATATCtggtgaaattattaaaat GGCAAATATAAGCGAGTCAATGTACAACGTCGAAAATTTAATCCAGGATACCGAGTATGTTATTCGAGTAGCGGCTGTAACTGAGTCCGGATCGGGACCGTGGTCATCAGAGTTTGTTGGGAAAACTTTGACGTTCTCTCCTACCACTTTACAAAGTACTTTGTTGTGGTCAGGTCCCGACGGACTTTTGCAAACGGATTTGACTGGGGACAAATTGCAAACTCTAATTCACAG ATCCCATCTTAAGAATTTGTACATCACGGACATTTCATGGTACAGAGATAAACTTTACCTCGTAACAAACGCATCGACGGTAATGTGGTACAACACCACGACACATGAAAAGGGAATAATGCCCAATATGGACAACGTTGGAAGCTTGGCTGTGGATTTTGTCGGGAAAAAGATTTATTGGTCAAATCCTAAGCAACAACTG ATAACGCGAGGGAACTTTGATGGTGGAAACAGAGAACCCGTCCCTATAGTAACTGTGGCGAAAGAGCTCACCATTGACTCATTGGGAGCCTACATATATTGGAATACAGGTCACGCTGTGGAAGCTGCGAGATTAAATGgcgaaaacaaaattatttactatccAGCACAATTGTTTAGTGGAAAACAAG TTATGGGTTTAACAGTAGACTTAGAAAACAAATGGTTGTATTGGTTAGTCAGAAGTTATGATGGTTCGGAATTGCATCGAGCGCAAACGGCGGACCAAATATCACTTGGAACGAATGag GTTTCCGGTTCATTAGTAACACGTTTATCTGGAACGGCGACACTCGGACCGCTTTGCTATTTCAGTGGGAGACTGGTGTGGGTACAGGACGCCTCCAGGGCTGTCGTGTCTGATTTAGCGGGGAAATATACTGCAGAGCTCATCCCACGCGTCCATGTAATCGCTGTTAGGGACCCTACTCTACATAGAGACAGcg aGTCACTCGTCGCTATACCGGAGACAATAAACGCGACTTCAATCAAGGTGGAGGGCGAATGGGACAAGTTTAACGTGACGTGGGCCCCGGCGGTGCGCGTTAACGTCAACAACAGCAGAGTGTACTACGACGTCAGCTTGCATTTCCACGGACAGTACAAAATTGAG AGGACGGTGGACGTGCCGTGGGTGGAGCTGTCTTCGCGCGCCGTGTCGCCGTACAGCAGCATGGACGTGACGGTGCGCGCGCACACGCAGTGGgggggcggcgcggcggcgcgcgggGCGCTGCGCACGCCGCaggcgccgcccgccgcgccccgcgCGCCGCGCGTCTACGTGCACGCCGCGCACAG CGGCGGCCCGTTGACTGCCACGTTCCGCTGGCAGTCTCCAAGCAGAAGTAACGGCGTGGTGCGCGGGTACGAGGCCCAGTGCTGGGCGGTGGGTGCGCGCGCGGCGCCCGCCAAGCCTTCCGCCTGCGCAGATGCGCGCCTGTCACCCCTTCATACGCAGCTCATGCTGCGGGACTTAGCACCTGCTTCCACATACTTTTTTCAG GTTCGAGCATTTACTGATGCAGGGTTCGGGCAATACTCTGAAATTGTCTCGGCTTCATCTGATGACATCAACCCCATTCCCAGAGTGATGATATCATCCCAAGAGTCAATAAAAATTGTTGATTTGGACTCAGGAGAGAGTGAAATTATTCCAAAGAGTACTGGGGTGCCGATAGACTTTGATGTCGCTATCGAAGAAAATGTTGCTTACTGGGTTAACAATTTAGAAGAAATGTTCTCATCCTGGATCGATGGAAGTGGAAACTTTAAG ttGACATCAATCAACGGCACTGCGAGTAGTATTTGTGTGGATTGGGTCAGTCGATCTGTCTATTGGACCCAACGAGAGTTAGCCTCTACAGAGTCATACGTAATGTATCGAGCTGACCTAGGAATTGCTAATTCCCGGCCACACGTAACACGAGTGCTGACTAGGAAACAACCGATACACAGCTTGCAGATCGCTCCTATGTTGGG ATCCTTATACTGGTACGAAGAAGACAGTCACCCAGGCTTCGGAGTGCTAATGACTTCAAAAATAGACGGCAGTAATATcagaacattttttaataatacagacGAAGATGTATCTTCATCTGATTTTCAAGAAGAATGCAAGTGTCCCGATAATCCACAAATTGCAAGTAGCTTCGTAATTGACTTAACGAGTAATAATTTCGAATTGTATTGGGTGGATCCTTGGACTCATCGAATTATTGTATCTGACTTACATGGTTGCTCTTGTAGAGTGATCATTGATGCTACGGAGAAAAAGAAATATGGGTTTACACCAATGTCGATCACTGTAGACAGCAAGTATATTTACTGGTACAATTCAACAGAGAAGAATATTTACTATACGagcaaattgaaaaaaaataaaatagaacaagTCAAAACTACGTTTGGATACAAAATAATGGCCTTAGACCCAGCGAGCCAGCCGTATCCTCCTCGCCTTTGCTTATTTCCAAGCCTAGAGAATCTCTATCCAAACGTGACGTCACATTCTGCAAACAGTATAACTCTTCAAATGCCACCTGTGACCAAACCGAGTAAATGCACAAAAATACTGTATGAAATGACGTCTACtgaatttactatattttatcgATTACACTCGAGCAACGACACGAGTATCTGTGACCGGGAGTCGTGTCCTTACATCACGACTGCCAACAGTGAAGTTGTCCTGACTGACTTGAAGCCGTTCACTAATTATTCTGTACTGCTAGAAGCCACTAACTACTACGCTAAGCTTTACGAAGTGAAGCCAATAGTTGGTACGCCAATTATCTTGCAGACTGCAGCCGAAG ctCCAACTGCTCCGACAGGAGTCACAGGAGTAGTGTTAAGCCCAGTGCTAGCTCGAGTAGAATGGACTCCAAGTCCTGGCCTGTGGTACGAATTGCACTGGAGGACTGATGATACACCATCTCTTTCGCATAAATTGAAAG AGCACAACACGTTCGAGGTGTCGTCGGGCCGCAGCGCCGACATGACGCGCCTGTCGGCCGCCACCGCGTACACGGTGTGGGTGCGCGCGCGCTCGCCGCACTCGGCCGTGGCGGCCGACAGCGCGCCGCTGCGCCTGCGCACGTtccccgcgcccgcgccgctcgCGCTGCACGCCGCCGCCGCCTACGCGCTCGTCGTCATCTGGCCGCCGCCCACCTCCTACCGCATCCACCA GTACGCCGTGCAGTACACGGAGGCGTCGAGTTCCGGCGACGAGTGGAAGTCGTGCGAGCAGAGCGGGAACGCGGAGTGGTCGGCGAGGGATCTGCGGCCCCGCACCCGCTATCGCTTCCGCCTGCGCCTGCAGTACGTGCCGCACTCGCCGCCTTATCACTGGCCACACGACGACCGGTTCACCTACGAAACTCCAG GCGACGTGCCGGGCCCGCCGGGAGCGCCGCGCGTGGAGGCGGTGGGCGAGCGCATGCTGCGCACGTGGTGGGCCGAGCCCGACGCGCACGGGGCGCCCGTGCTCGCCTATCGCGTGTGGGGGCGTCCGATCGGAAG GATAAATTACGTCGACGACAACATGACCCAGAACATAAGTGACATGTTGCCGGCCAACTTACCCGACGACGTCGACGACGAGATGAAGAAGCGCATCGTTCGCGAGGGACTCGAACTGCTCCACAACGGAACCG AGTCGTACTGGctggcgggcgcgggcgcggtgGCGGCGGGCTACTGGGCGCGCGTGCAGGCGCGCAACGAGTACGGCTGGGGGCCGCTGTCGGCGCCGGGCGAGCTGCAGGCGGCGCTGGCGGCGCGCCCGCACGGCGCCGCGCTGGCCGTGGCGGGCGCCGCGCTGGCCGCGCTCGTGCTGGTCGTCAGCGCCGCCGCCTTCTGCG caTATAATAATAGAAGCAAGAAAAAGGCTGCTATAGAGAGTCAACTGACCGCTAACATCGTAAGGAGGGGGCCCGATGTGGAGCTGGCGACTCTCCGACAACTTCCGATCAGACATTcgactaatatattatataaccag GGCGTCCACTGTCCATCGGACGCAGAACTAGCCAGCTTACCACACATAAGGCGGGAACAGATCACTCTCACCAAATTCCTAGGCTCGGGCGCCTTCGGTGAAGTGTTCGAAGGAGTCGCGCGACAGATAAACAATAGCAACACCGACACTAAAGTTGCTGTTAAA acACTGCGTAAAGGCGCAACAGAACAAGAAAAGACTGAATTCCTGAAAGAGGCAGCTCTGATGTCCAATTTCAAACACGAACACATCCTGCGACTGCTGGGCGTCTGTCTCGATAACGACCCTAATTACATCATCATGGAGCTAATGGAGGGAGGCGACCTACTCAGCTATCTGCGGTCAAAAAGGACTTCTCTG TACACGGCGTCGTCGCTGACGCTGCTGGACCTGCTGAATATGTGCGTGGACGTGACGAAGGGCTGCCGCTACCTGGAGGAGATGCACTTCGTACACCGCGACCTGGCGTGCCGGAACTGCCTCGTGGCGTCCCGCGGGAACACGCGCGTCGTCAAAATCGGGGACTTCGGCCTCGCTCGCGACATCTACAAGAACGACTACTACCGCAAGGAGGGCGAAG GGCTGCTGCCGGTGCGCTGGATGGCAGTGGAGTGTCTCGTGGACGGCGTGTTCTCTTGTCAATCCGACGTGTGGGCGTGGGGCGTCCTCTGCTGGGAG GTGCTGTCGCTGGGCCAGCAGCCGTACCCCGCGCGCACCAACCGCCAGGTGCTGGCGCTGGTCCGCGCCGGAGGAACACCCGACCGTCCCCCCAACTGCCCCTCCGCATT CTACGAGTTGTTACAAAAATGCTGGAGTTACTCTGCCGAAGCCCGTCCGTCGTTCCGCCACTGCCTCGAGGTGGTGACGGCGCTGCGAGACAAGACTTCCCCCAACATCACGCTGACGGCGACCGCCGAGCCCGCCCCGCACTACCTCACGCTTCTCGGAGACG aCGAAGATTTCCCCGAGCAAGAAATGGAGCCGTCGCACGCGCTGCCGGCGCGCAGCCCCAAGTACCTGGAGCTGCTGTACGCCGGCGCCCCCCCCGAGCCCTGCGACGGCTACGAGATCCCGCGCTCGCCGCTGGCCTACGCGCCCTTCTCGCGACACAGCATAGTGGGCGTGGCCCCCAACAGGCTCATCAAGCCACCTCTCTACAGGACGCACTCGCTGAGGGCCAACGCGAGGCCCCCCAACGCGACCATAGTCCCCCTCCGGAACGGCATCGCGAAGAGAGCCTCTCTGAGCGAGGGAGTCGAGCGACCCCTGCACGAGCGGCCGGGGCCCTCGCGGAATAATATAGACTTTGATAGGCACATCTTTAAGACTACATTTTGA